From the genome of Populus alba chromosome 10, ASM523922v2, whole genome shotgun sequence, one region includes:
- the LOC118036965 gene encoding phylloplanin — translation MAFKTFLFVSLVIAAILAAPVAEAQLGLIGGLLGLIRIQGTLFCTADGNMGANGTATPVFPNALVQLQCGGNVVSTSTTNGSGMFSILLDPLNYILSSVLSDCNLKVDTPLISCNSSLPALGGLLSPLRFIGNTALGALLSVANIIPAGFRFVP, via the exons ATGGCCTTCAAGACatttctctttgtttctctcGTGATTGCTGCAATATTGGCAGCACCGGTTGCTGAAGCTCAGCTTGGGCTTATTGGCGGTCTTCTGGGTTTGATCCGCATCCAAGGGACTCTATTTTGCACTGCCGATGGCAATATGGGTGCTAATGGCACAGCAACCCCTGTTTTCCCTA ATGCTCTCGTGCAGTTGCAATGTGGAGGAAATGTGGTTTCTACATCAACCACTAATGGATCTGGgatgttttctattttgttgGATCCTCTAAATTATATTCTTTCCTCGGTATTGAGCGACTGCAACCTGAAGGTCGATACACCGCTGATCAGCTGCAACTCTAGTCTCCCTGCTCTGGGTGGCCTCCTATCACCCTTACGGTTCATCGGGAACACTGCCTTAGGTGCCCTCCTGAGTGTTGCAAACATCATCCCTGCCGGATTCCGATTCGTGCCTTAA
- the LOC118036999 gene encoding phylloplanin isoform X1, with the protein MAFKTFLFVSLVIAAILAAPVAEAQLGLIGGLLGLIRIQGTLFCTADGNMGANGTATPVFPNALVQLQCGGNVVSTSTTNGSGMFSILLDPLNYILSSILSDCNLKVDTPLIRCNSSLPALGGLLSPLQFIGNTALGALLSVANIIPAGFRFVPSN; encoded by the exons ATGGCCTTCAAGACatttctctttgtttctctcGTGATTGCTGCAATATTGGCAGCACCGGTTGCTGAAGCTCAGCTTGGGCTTATTGGCGGTCTTCTGGGTTTGATCCGCATCCAAGGGACTCTATTTTGCACTGCCGATGGCAATATGGGTGCTAATGGCACGGCAACCCCTGTTTTCCCTA ATGCTCTCGTGCAGTTGCAATGTGGAGGAAATGTGGTTTCTACATCAACCACCAATGGATCTGGgatgttttctattttgttgGATCCTCTAAATTATATTCTTTCCTCGATATTGAGCGACTGCAACCTAAAGGTCGATACACCGCTGATCAGATGCAACTCCAGTCTCCCTGCTCTGGGTGGCCTCCTTTCACCCTTACAGTTCATCGGGAACACTGCTCTAGGAGCCCTTTTGAGTGTTGCAAACATCATCCCTGCCGGATTCCGATTCGTGCCTTCAAATTAA
- the LOC118036999 gene encoding phylloplanin isoform X2, with product MAFKTFLFVSLVIAAILAAPVAEAQLGLIGGLLGLIRIQGTLFCTADGNMGANGTATPVFPNALVQLQCGGNVVSTSITNGSGMFSILLDPLNYILSSVLSDCNLKVDTPLISCNSSLPAVGGLLSPLRFIGNTALGALLSVANIIPAGFRFVP from the exons ATGGCCTTCAAGACatttctctttgtttctctcGTGATTGCTGCAATATTGGCAGCACCGGTTGCTGAAGCTCAGCTTGGGCTTATTGGCGGTCTTCTGGGTTTGATCCGCATCCAAGGGACTCTATTTTGCACTGCCGATGGCAATATGGGTGCTAATGGCACGGCAACCCCTGTTTTCCCTA ATGCTCTCGTGCAGTTGCAATGTGGAGGAAATGTGGTTTCTACATCAATCACTAATGGATCTGGgatgttttctattttgttgGATCCTCTAAATTATATTCTTTCCTCGGTATTGAGCGACTGCAACCTGAAGGTCGATACACCGCTGATCAGCTGCAACTCGAGTCTCCCTGCTGTGGGTGGCCTCCTATCACCCTTACGGTTCATCGGGAACACTGCTCTAGGAGCCCTCCTGAGTGTTGCAAACATCATCCCTGCCGGATTCCGATTCGTGCCTTAA